Genomic window (Marmota flaviventris isolate mMarFla1 chromosome X, mMarFla1.hap1, whole genome shotgun sequence):
TGTGTCTATAATGCTTACAGCTAATGTATTTCCAGTTGTTTTCTTGAACCTAAATTCTTCATTTTAACATCCTAGCCTGAATATAAAATCACATGCCCTGTGTAAATTTCAattcactaaataaaaatttaaaagataaagacaCTTCCACTAAACTCCTATGAGAATACCATTCAGTTCCCCACTGCATGGCACCCAATTTCCTCCTGATCTTTTCATAGACTGATCTTGTAATACTTACAATACATATTGCTATGAAGATGAGTGGCTCCCAGACCTTTCAGTTATCAATCTGTCACAAGTGCACAGTGGTATCTCGTGACATGATGATCCCCGAGATGTCTGAGGTCTCTGCATCGTTGGCCCAAAATTGCTGTATCGCCCATGACCCCTAAAGACTTTTTAGAGAATTATGTTTgacagtgtgaaaaaaaaaacaaaaaacatagcataacaacaacaatgacaacaacaaaaaatacatggaaaagtaCAGAAAGGAGAAACTTTTGGTCCTATTCTACCACCATTAAGCAACaagaatatttgttttgtatGTTCCCTCCAGTTTTTGCTCCTAGTTTTCAGTTAATGGAGTCTGTGGGATTTTCTGgccctgatttttaaaacttgttttgtaAGCATTTTACAGGCTTCTAGGTCATTTTTACAGTTATCACAGCCATAAAAGGTACTATTGAGTGAGGGACTAAATTAACAATTATGGTTGGACATTCCATTTGCTTTCCCTCAATTTGGCTGAAtctatagaaaatattaaatatgggCTAAagatttcaaatgaatttaaatcATACTTTTTTGGCTTGTGCCCATTGACTTGTATACACAGCTGGGTAACTTACAATCATTAGTTAGTGATACTGAGGCTAATCATGGGCCTCACCCAGAAAGTGTCCAGATCATCAGTTTCACCTGGACTAATCAGCTTAATCTGAAAATTTTCTAACAAAACATGCTAACTACTTCAACTCCAGTCACTACTGTGTAGTCAGTTCTGATTAATAGATTTAGAGGAAGAGGTCCTAGAAGCTAGTCTCTGATGTGTCCTTAACCTCCAGGAATCCTAGTTTTCTGTTTGTAATTGTTTTTCTCTGCCTTACTCTACTTATCTTTCAAGGTTGGGGCAAATAATAGATAGGAAAGCATCTGGAAAAGTAGGTAAAAGCACCATACAAAGCAAGATGTTGGAATTATGATGAATCTGAAGATTGTATCTCTGCCACAAGGGTCTGGCCAGGAGTGGAGTTGGGGACTGAGAACAGGTGAGGGTGCTGCCTCAGGAGAGCCAGAGTTCAAAGTAACCAAGTCTCAGCCTGCTGCATGCACTGTTTTTGGCTTCCTGACTCTAGTGCTGAAGGCAGGGCCACCACCCCACTCTCCCACCAGTTGCTCAGATTCTAGAGCTCAATAGTTTAAGGGGAGTGCTCCAGGGCTGCAGCAACCACAGGAAGCAGAATTATTTCTGGGCTCCTCCCTAAGGACTCAATTTACTATTCTCATGGGGCTTAAGCCCTTTTGAATTTACTAAAGAGATCAATTGTGGAGCCAGGGATAGGTGGTTATCAGGAAAGAATCCAGAGATCCTTCTTCATTTAGTAAGCAGTAACTAACTAATGGATGGGCATGAGTGGGGGTACAGGGGCGGGGAGATACACATTTTCTGCAACTGGTGTATATATACTGTTTTTCATTGGAGAATAATGTAATAAAGTATAAAAGCGTATATGAAACTTTAGGGTTATGAGACTAATACTGCAGGCCAACGGAAAGACAGATCTTTAGAAATTTATGCCAACTTGGATATAGTCCTAGACTTTAACTTATGTCAATAAACTTTCATTGATCTTCCCCAAGCATgctgtgtgtgttttactgggattgaacccagaggtgctttaccactaagctacatctccagccctttttatttttcattttgagacagggtctcactaagttgttgaaactATCCTTGAAAGagccattctcctgccttagcctccccagttgctgagattacaagcatgggccactgtgtctggcttcaAGCATGCTTTTtgaacctatttttattttcctcttgcaCAGTCTCTCAGGAAAGCTGCCTGTTAACTCCCATCTAATAGGATCATGTTTTTTCCAATGTTGCCCTGAGCTCTACAGTCCAGGATTCATGGAACAAACCCAATCCCCTGTGGTTCCTTCTGCCTTGATGGGTTGACAGGCATGGTGTTTTAAAACATTCAGCAAAATAATTTGCAATGCAGAGTCcttattagggttttttttaattggacatTGCCTGTATTAACTGAAATCAAAAGCAGTATACAATCCTTCCATCTCCCCACACTGGAGAATATGCAACTGTTTTCCTATTTGGGGTTCCACATTTGTCCTTGTTTGTGTGTAGGTATAATTGTTACAGAGTTGGAACCACTGCATTTTCCTGTGGCCCTGGTTATTGGCATCTATTTTTCCATGTAACATTGACACACATCTGTTCAAATCAATTGACATTCCCATTGTGACTGACTCATTTGGTGGGAAAAACAAATTTACATGCCAACTTTACAAAGAAGCATGGGTATGGGGGAACAGCAGGAAGAAATGGTGGGAGAGGATTCTTTTGACTTACAGATCATATAACATTTtccaataacatttttaaagatgtatAATATTACACTGAGTGATTGATTCTATTTTACTCCCCTATGGTGGGACACTTGGGTGGTTTTCAATACCTAGTGAGTTAGAAATGCATATAAGTTACAGCCTTTGAAAGATGATTATATTTTCTTGAAACAGGAGTCTTCCATGTCCAGATCCCCGCCAAGAGTGTTGATGTAGTGTTccttgattggaaaaaaaaaatcagtactgcTAACTGGAGATGTTGgatgttttcaaaaaatattcttgTGATTAAAGTTTTTACAAAATTATGTTTAATTCTACTTTATCAAAGTAACCTGTATATCTTGTCCCCCAACTtatagaaatgtctatttagatttagagttaggccaAACTTTTCCTGTTTTAAGAAGCACATCTGTCTAATAAACTTTATACAATGCCTTATGTCCAGCAGCTTCCTCACTAACAAATACCATGTGTTGGGAAAAATTGGGCAAACAATGGAAAGGTGTCTAGTTGAGGGTGGTAAAGCTGGATCAATTAATCAGCTGACTATACACTGATTCACTTTATATGTCTCCCATACATTATGTTGCACATTTAGCaatgttgaaaaacaaaacaatttttaaaaataatttagggaGTTGTTAAAGAGAATTTATAGTCTGGAACGAATTGCCATCTTCTTAACTGACACAGAAATGTTTggctaaaatattgttttattcagaattttgtcCTTGGAGGAAAATCTAGGCATACTGCAACTTTGTGTAATTAAAGGTGGAAGGAATGTTTTAAGTCAGAAGGGCACCATGCTATCAGGAGGTTGTGTGGACGAGCTCAATTTGGGCACCTTTTGGGAGCCCTGAGAGAGGCCGCCCAGATTCTGGAAGGTAACGCCCCCAAATTAGGATCCCTCgttcccctgccctcctcccctcctggtCCGCAATCGCAATCAATCGCAATCGGTGCCTCACCTGGATCCTGCAGGCGCCCTCTGAAGGGAGCCAGATGGCGTGGACAAGGTCCTCCAGGAAGTTTGGGCGGCACTCTCTCCTGGCTCGAAGGAGAACCATACAGAAcgggaagaaaaaaaagggaagctGGTTAGCTGCAGAAGGGGAATTTCCTGGTGGTCCTATTCCAACCCCCAGTGCAATGGAAGGCAGACCTGTTCGCCATTCGCGCCCGGGGACTTCTGGCTGGAGGGGCCCTGGCCATTGGGGGCGGGAATAGCAGCGCAGCGGCAAGGGAGTCAAGAGCCTGCAGAGGTCTCAAGGTCGCAGCGCCCCTGGGAGCCTGAGGGACCCCGCTGGCCCGAAGGGACCCAAGCCTCCCTCGCACACTGCATTGCTCAGGCGCAAGGGAGTCTGGGAGAGCAAATGTTTCACGCGGCTGGAGCCAGACTCTCCGCTCTAGACTACTCGCAACCTTGGGTCTCCCCCCCAACTGGAAATTAGGGTCCCACGCCCGGCCCCTCGGGAAGACTATTACAAGGTGTCTCATAGCAACAAGAGGGTTACGTGTGTGCGTGTGCAAGTTTTGGTTTTGTCCTTTAAGATGACAAAAAGACGTGGGAAAAGATTCCACACCTCCCTTCGTTGTTTGCCAGTAGTCATTTACCTGACCAGgcctcagatttaaaaaaaaaaaaaaaaaaaaaaatcagatctaaAGTGATTTTCATAGGGATAGTCCTCTTTTCTAGGTCAACTGTGAAGTTCCTAGGCGACAACCCCCCTCCCCCGTTTTCTCACCAAAGGCTTAATGGGCCAGTCAAATGAGGGGTGGAGGTGCTGATGTGCAGCATTAATTAGCGATAGCACCTGCCCACAAGTTTGGAATCACTAAGGGCCCCTGAATTGACAGTTCAGGTGCTGTCCTGAGCTGTGAAGCTAATGCCTTTCCAGTGGGACCTCCTGTGATTTTTCTAGAGTGACAAAGGTGTGGTTGGTGTCGCACCTTCGGGGTAGAAATCTGGGGCCCGATTTGGGGAGAGGCGGAAAAAATAAGTTAGAAACACAGAGCCTCATTGCAGGGCCTTGTCCTCAGGTCACTGCAGTCCCTGCTGGCCGCAGACTCAGATTCCTAGGGAAGAGTCATTGCCCTCCACATCGCCTTGGGTTCACCTGCCCTCCAGAAAGGCCTCGCTTGATCCTTCTTGGATACCTGAAGTCCAGGAAAGCTCCCCGCAACACAGTAGAGGTAAGGAAGGGGAGATGCGGGAATAGGGCCCCATAATCTTTCCTGAAGTCAAAAGTGCTTTCCACTCAAGGACATGAGCCGGTTTACCAGGAACCGCTGAGAGAATTAGGGGTAGCTGGCAGTCAACCCCCTTTCTGCCTCCCCTTACTCCTTTCCCACATCCCCACCTGTTTCCTTGTTGGGGACTTAAGACGAGCTTTCCTCGATGTCCAGTGGGTGGCATTCTAATAAGTCATCAGAAAGggctttctccccccccccccccatcatttCAGCTTTCTTTACCTGGGCAGGCAAAAAGGCTGCTAAAATAAAGCCTGTCACACCCAGTCACGTATTCAAAGACAGGCAGGCAAACGTTTCCTGGAGGACAAACTGGCTAGTCCCAAGAGAGTGCTCCCAGGGCAGATGCTGCAGGCGACTTACCTGGGTGGTGGGCCCGTAGAAAAGTCCCAGACTTATCCTGGCAGCAGGAACAATACTCCAGGGCACCAATGGATCACTGCAGTACTGTTCCCGCTGCTAGGGCACGGCTGAGTGCTGAGTGTGGGACACCAGGTTCCTTTTCAATGTGAACTGCCTGCGTACAAGCGACCCCCGACCTGCTGCCCCTCCCAGTCTGGCAGAACAGTGTAGCCCTCCCCCGACTAAGGCGACTAAGGCGGTGCTGCCTGGGCAGCAAAGGGCGCAGACCACaagacaccccccccccgccccacctaCCTGTTCTGAAAGCTGCCTTGCAGGGAATGGGTCCTGGTGGTATCCAGCAGATCCCCACCTTCAACCTTCCCCGCGAGGGGGTATAGCAGCGCCTCACGTTTTGAACCATTTAGAGCACTTCAAAACATGAATTGCTGCTGCATCCCCTCGGAGTCAACGAAGGGGGACTGCTCTGGGATACCTGCGGGTGAAGAAAGAATAGGTGACAGGAAAGAAGTCCCACCCTGCCCCGCCCAATTGGGAGGATGAAGTAAAAGACTAAGACACGACTCTCCAATTAACGTACTTTTAATAACTTCGCAGTTTGATTTCCAGGATCTGCAGGCAGAGTGAAGGGTGTGGCTCTCAATTCCCTCCCGACCCGCGGAGGATGAATACAGCGCTGAAATGCAGAGCGATGGGTGATGGAAATTAGGATGGAAGAGAATCTTACCTCTGAAAAATACACGAAAGATAAGATTAAATAAATCGAGACAATTTGGCAACATCTGCATTAACTCTTGCCAGTTTCAAGGTCTTGGTGAAACTTCTTCCTGCTGCATATTATTTCTCATTAATtgtccccattttttaaaaagccccgttttaatttattgaaaataaacacGGATGATTTAAAGGCGATAATCactttgagttattttttaatggcaaagaatgagagataattttttaaactggggaCTCAAACTTATTTATAAGTGATTTACACCTATCAATGTCACCCAtcaaaacacaaatcaaaaagtTTAAATTCTTGATGTCAAATCACTCCTTCCTGTCTCAAGCAGCTCCACAGAAACTCACGTCCTGAAATGGCCGGCACTGTGCATGCTCCTTAATGATTAACTCATTAGataccacttttttcttttcaaaatggaCATATATTAGCAATAAATTCATGCAttcctctccttttttaaaacaaaatattcaagtaagcataaggaaaaaaaacacccTTAAACCTGGAATCACAAAcctaaaagttaaaagaacaaaaccattgtagctttgaaaattaaaatacatttaagtaCAAATAGTAGATATTTAAAGTAACCAAATctgctatttgtttttgtttcattttaaaattatgtgggatttttttaaaccagTGTAATGAATGTCGTGTCctatttgttaataaaatatgCAGAGTACTTAATGAGATTAGGTACAAAATTCATAAAACAACAGCCTGAGATCTGTTACTAACATATACACTTTTTTCATCATGATAAACAAAGTCATTAATTACAATTTAATGCCACTTCCTAAATTCGGACAATTAAGTGTCTCTAAATTCCATCTTGCTTTGGCTATATTAACGATTTTTACATTGACCTTTGGGATTAATGGAGGAAAAACGTCGTTGGTtgcccttaaaaagaaaaaaaaaaaacatgtttagcAAATGTACGATTATACTTTAGAAGTCCGTAACTTTCTcccaattaaatattttatgtcctGCACAAATATGTGAGTCATCACATCAGAGGTTAAAATCACTTCTAATTTAACATTCCCTTAGGAAAAGCAAAGTTCTTTCGAAATAACATAGGTATCAAAAGGCGAAGGTCCTTCCACATTACTTTGTGAACTCACTGGAATCGAATTCATTAATACTTTCCTCTTaacccctttcttctctctcagtGACTGTACAACGACTTACATCCAAAAAAAGCCACCTCGATTCCCTAGTTTATGAATGTCCCCTGAGACTGAAATTTACTTACGAAAAGAGAGTACAAAGAGGAGTCTTGTCACATCAGGAGAGGGTCATTCGCTGATACAATAGACAAAGAATCAATACTTTCGAGTTGCCATAGCCCCACCCCCTTCTGAACTGCAACGTGTTTGACCAAATGATTTAAGAGCCAAAGAATACGCCTCTTCctctgttcatattttaaaacgttctgtcttttaaatttgcAAATATCTTGTTCCCCACACCCCAAACACATGGTGCGCTTTTTCTGTGCGCATTCGGGCCAAACTTTCCCAATGTCAAGTTTCCTACAGGGAAAACTAAACAATCTTGAAAGCTGTAATTCGGGAAGGGCAATGCAAAATTATTCTCACATTTCTTCCCAAGACATATTTTACTGCTTACAAATACGAGTTACCAAAAACCCATTTACATTCCGTCAAAACAGGTCGTTTCCAACCCGGGAGAGATTGACAGTCAGTCACTGCCCCTTACTCAGTTTtctctcccagcccctcccaATGTTAACTTTTCTCAGCCCGTTTCCTGAGAATTTTCCCGGCCACGCTCACTTGATGAACACTTTAAAGGtctatttccccccccccccaagcccaACCCTCAAACGTGTTTTCCCACCCCAAAGCGACACAAAACTTTTTTCAGAATTATCACTAGACTTGTTTCAGACTCCCATAACCAACGTTACAATTGGGGAAAAATGCCAGCCAACaagtccctttttaaaaaatcgcATGTCACCTCTCGTTCCACTCGAAAATGGCGCCGAAATCGAAGAACTTCTTAAATTTCATTGTAAGCTTTTTGCAAAGGTTTCTGGGATTTTCCTGCGAAGCTGCTTCGCCGCGTCTGAGAGCTAGCGAAGGAACAAGCAAGCGagacagggaggaaggaaaaggtgGGTGGGGAGGCGGAAAGACAGCTAAACCGACAGACAAACAGCGAGAGAGGGCGAGGGCCGGGGCACAGAACAGGGCCAGGACTTGGGAGACGGTGGGATCGCACGGCGCGAGGTGCCTGGCACGGAGCAACAGGCACCCAGAGCCGGGGGCTGGGGTGGCGGCACCGCGGGCGCGCTCCGCTGGCTGTGGCCGAAGCTCGGAGAGAGGCGTGGTGGAGGCGGAATGGAGTGGAGCCGAGCAGAGCTGAGCAGAGCGCAGGGCAGGAGCGGTGCGCACCCAGGGAGCGAGCAGGAGCAGCCAGCAGAGAGGCTCCCGGAGCGGTCCTAGAAAAAGCCGGCTTGGGGGGCGTGGCCACGCGGTGCTCAAGCTCCCCGCCCCCCAGTTCTCCCGCTCCTCTCTGGGGCCCGGGGGcggaaggggggaggggaaaagagggagcGGTAGGGAAGGGGGGGCGGTATGCAGGCGCTCAGCGCCACAGCCTTGGCTCCAAGCCGGTGAGGGCCAAGAAGGACACAGGGCGCCCATAATAACCGAATGCAGAGCAGAATAGCAGGGgtccagggagaaaaaaaagggaaaatagagAATGGCTAAGCCAAGGGCACACCCAGAGACCCACCCGACAGAAGCTACCCTGCGCTCACTGGTCCTATCATGGTGTCCTTTGAGTTGCCAGCAAGGCGCTGCTGGGTGGTTGAGCGAAGCCTCTTGAGTTGTGCTTCTTGGGTATGTCTGAAATGATTTGGGAGATGAAACAGGGGACTTCAGACTGCGTGAGCATAACGCTCTCGCCACGCATTTGAGTCCCGATCTGTTGGGACTCCCCTGACCTGATCACGCTACAAAGCTCTCTTTAGAAAAGTCCCTGGAACCGGACGAGCCCCCTTAGGTCCTGATGGTCCATTTTGAGGGCACGGCCCGGAGGGAGGGAGCAATATTTTATACATGTGTGCAGTCCAAGAAGGGAAACTGAAGGGAATTGAAATttagaaacagaagagaaagcGAGCCCTTATTCTGGGATGCTAGATACCGTTAGGGACCTATGTTATTTAATGGGTGTGAGAATGGCATTGAAGGTAGGATGATGTCCTTATCCGCAAAAGATACATACCGAAGTGTAGAGAAGTGAAACGTTACGATGTCTGAAATTTTCAAATGATGCAGCTAAACTAACATCCgctcacattcacacacacacacacacacacacacgcatggaggaggggggagagaaagTTGCAGTATACTAACATTAGTTGctacctggtgtgtgtgtgtgggggggtaaaCAGACATTCATTGTActgttctttcaattttcttgtaTATTTGCAAAATGTCACAATAAAATTTTTGAGAGAAACCCCTTATAAAATA
Coding sequences:
- the LOC117794941 gene encoding uncharacterized protein → MGALCPSWPSPAWSQGCGAERLHTAPPSLPLPLFPSPLPPPGPREERENWGAGSLSTAWPRPPSRLFLGPLREPLCWLLLLAPWVRTAPALRSAQLCSAPLHSASTTPLSELRPQPAERARGAATPAPGSGCLLLRARHLAPCDPTVSQVLALFCAPALALSRCLSVGLAVFPPPHPPFPSSLSRLLVPSLALRRGEAASQENPRNLCKKLTMKFKKFFDFGAIFEWNERGKILFHPNFHHPSLCISALYSSSAGREGIESHTLHSACRSWKSNCEVIKRESAAQTSWRTLSTPSGSLQRAPAGSRNTTSTLLAGIWTWKTPVSRKYNHLSKAVTYMHF